The Sphingomonas carotinifaciens genomic sequence GCGGACAGCAGGTCGAAGAAATCCTCGCCCACCGTCTTCACCACATAATCGGCGGCCCCCGCCTTCAGCGCGGCGACCGCGATGCGGCCTTCGTCCGACCCGGTGACATAGACGACCGGCGGGGGGGCGGGCAGTTCGCGGATGCGCTGCAGCGTTTCCAGCCCGTCCATCCCCGGCATGTAATGGTCGACCGCGATCAGGTCGAACGACGCGGCCGCGGCCTCCGCCAGCCCGGTGGCGCCGTCCGGCGCGCTCGTCACCTGATAGCCGTGGCGGCGCAGCACGCGGCTCGCCAGCCGGCACAGTCCGGCGTCGTCGTCGATATAGAGGATGCGGGGGGCGCCGTCGGTCACGCTCAGTCCTCGATCTCCGGCACCTGGATCACCGACAGGAACAGGCCGAGCTGGCGGATCGCCTGCGCGAAGCTCTCATAGTTCACCGGCTTGGTGATGTAGACGTTGCAGCCCAGATCGTAGCAGCGCTGGATCTCCACCTTGTCGTCGGTGGTGGTCAGCACGACGACGGGGGTGCGCTTGAGCGGGCTGTCCTCCGCCTTGATGCGGGCGAGGATGTCGGTGCCGCTCATGTCGGGCAGGTTGAGGTCGAGCAGGACCAGCGCCGGGCCGTTCTTGGCGGGGCCGTCGGCGGCCTCGAACAGATGCTGAAGCGCGGTGGTGCCGTCGGTGAAATGCTTCAGATCGTTCAGGATGCCGGCGCGGCGGATGTTCTTTTCGATGAGGCGGGCATGGCCCTCGTCATCCTCGATCATGATGATGCCGACGGTGCGATGGTCGTTCATGAGGCGGGCACGTCCTGATGGAGGGTGGAGGGAAGCGAAAGGTGGAAGGTAGCGCCCTGGCCGAGTTGCGACTCGACCGCGATGGTGCCGCCCAGGCGATAGGCGAGCGCGCGGACATGGGCGAGGCCGATGCCCTCGCCCGGCTGATCCTGCTGGCCGGAGCGGCGGAACAGGTCGAAGATCCGCTGATGGTCGCGCGGATCGATGCCGCGGCCATTGTCCGCCACCGAGATGATGACGCGGGCCCGGTCGCGAACCGCGGACACGGTGACCTGACCGGCGCGGCCGGGTTGGAGG encodes the following:
- a CDS encoding response regulator; the protein is MNDHRTVGIIMIEDDEGHARLIEKNIRRAGILNDLKHFTDGTTALQHLFEAADGPAKNGPALVLLDLNLPDMSGTDILARIKAEDSPLKRTPVVVLTTTDDKVEIQRCYDLGCNVYITKPVNYESFAQAIRQLGLFLSVIQVPEIED